Below is a genomic region from Eupeodes corollae chromosome 1, idEupCoro1.1, whole genome shotgun sequence.
aaattgtttttttttgagaaatttaatgcaaacattatttcttaagaAATCTCATTCCCCAAAATTCAGTTGCATGAATAAGTCACAAAACAAATCCGCGACTATAAATTATCATATTGATAATAAAATCACCGTGAATGCTGTTCCAGTTGTGGAATCGGCCACTGGCAGCTGCAACTCGAGCTGCTAGAACCAGAGAACGCCTTGGTGATGATTTGATCGATAAACTCGATAGGCTACACGATGGTGCCCTTCGGACGGGTGTTGTCACAGAGTCTGATTTACGAATGGCCTATCGTAAGTCACTCGAACAAGAACAACGGAATCACTTAAATCCATGGTATGCCATtggaattcttttatttataatgctGGCCACGCCTGTGTTCTTTGGGACGATACATTTCATCTTGGGTGTTCGTTGCTTCTTGCCAAATAATTATCTTGTCTGGGAGGCAACTCGTCCCATCAGTGACTGTGGATTTTGCAGGTAAGTTTGTGTGAATctgaattttaaatgtcaataaatGATGACCTATAAAATTTATCATTCACTTTCAGTTCTGTTCAAGGACCATTGATATTACAGAATCTCACACGTGAAGAATTTGCCCCATTCGCATACTCCTCTCAgccaattattattaaaaatgccgTTGCTCATTGGCCAGCAGCAAAAAGTCTGAATTTTAGTTATTTGAAAGATTTATACGAACGAATTCCAGGTGCTCTGGATGAAGACTGCCAATTTTTGCACTTTCGCTCAGATTTTAAGTCTCTGAAAGAGGTCTTTATGATGTCCGATCAGAGGGCTAAATTTATTGGTGGCAATCATCCGTGGTATGTGGGTTGGAGTAATTGTCATCCAACTGTGCTGGAAGAACTTAGGAAATTATATCCACGACCACATTTCCTTCCCGAAGATGCAGAAATGCCAAATACGGATTATATATTTCTTGGATATGAACAGGGTGCATTTATGCATGTAAGTATTATTTAGAACATAAGAACTGCGACGTACCGATCTAGAAAGAAATCCTTAAGCcatgaagaaattttatttcatttcgtaaacattttgttttagtatTAAGCCACTTTTATCTTGTTGTTGTTTACAAAGTTATGACTCACTTTCTGTTAAAagttgataaacaaaaatgtaacacTTGCTTCAATAATGATAAGGTTCTGTGTACAAAGTTGGTCAATGGGTCATTGtgctaaaaaatatttgaaagactCTTACAAAGATGAAATTCTGGATGCTGTTTTCACAGAGGAATACGTTTGCGTGTCTGTAAAGAAGCTCAAAAAAGGAAAAGCACCAGGAGCTAATAGAATTGTGGGAAATATAGAACGGTGTcttgttacaaaaaaattatgcaaacCTTTAAAAGCAAGAGGGTTTTCCGAAGCAGCTAATTAACGAACGACAACATATTTATCAGAAACACTCTGCTGTATGTCCTattcatagatttcaaggccgcCTTCGATactatcgaaaacaaaatataactgcGTTGTGGTGGGGATCGGTCGGATTGGTGTAAAACAATAGGAGTCCGTATCGTTTTTCCCTGTTTGACGACTATAGCATTGACTATCTACCTGGTGGGATAGAGTTTGCTGAAACCAAGATAAAAGCACTTCTGTTTGCTGCCGATGTTGTGCTTTTTGCCTACTCACCTCAAACACTTACAATTAATTATCAACCGCCTTGTTGTGTACTGCGAATAGTAGAATTTTACGGTTAATAAATCAAAGGCTATGGTGTTTAAAAATGACGGTGGCAGATTGGCCAGTAATCTAAACTGGTTTTCAACTGCGAACTAATCGAAGCGTTGATAGCATGTAAATATGTTGGTGTAATGATAACAACCAAGTTACAAATGAAAATCCATTTTAAAGAGAAACTTGTAAAAGCCCGGAAAGCAATAAGAGCTACTTGGAAAAGTGCTTTGCAAATAATCTTGTTTCCCATAgcgtaaaatacaaaattttcactttaaaaaccGAATGCCCAAAGTTGAGAACATAAAGGTGTTGACAAATTACAACTGTTTTATgtcaaaagatattttcatgtaccaaaagcagctggagataatttagtaaggagcatgcaccaactgatCTGTAAAATACTGAAAAACGAGACCCACTAAACTACAttaactatagaggcatcagtctacttaacatcgcttaaaTCTTCTTTGCCGTAATATATGAACGACTAAAGCCCATcctcaacaacctaataggtccttgtcagtgtggttttagaacaGTAaaatccacagtcgatcaaatattcacataacagCAGATTCAAAAAACAACCAAGAACAGCAAATCAACACCCACTATCTTTtcttcgatttcaaggccgaatATGAAagaatctacagggacgagctgtatagagccatgtcttgttttggtatccctaccaaatGCTGCCATGTGTGCAGGATGGCCTtggagaatttacgctgctcgataaaggttggaaacaacttaacagaaacttccgatgtcaaaaaagggtttagacaGGGTGATGCGccgtcatgcgattttttaacatagtacttgaaagaatagttcaGAGCTGCCACGTCAACAAGAGAGcattatgctgatgacattgacataatcggaaaaacaCATGACACAGCATGATGTCAATCGGGCTTTTGTGGgtatgggtttaacggttaatgagggaaaaacaaaatacatgcttTCGTCCAGAAAGGACTTACTTACATcaacgtctcggtcaaaacgtacACTTtctacagacgtaactttgaggtagtcaaggacttcgtctacctaggcactgctatgaacgcagaaaaccagctaaaaaaacaattgagtagtaaagccctctctcgagggaccaaagtgtcgctatataagaccctcttCATCCTCGTCCTCCGATACAGtgaagaagcatggactataacaaaagcggatgaaagcactttggatcgtttcgagagaaaagtttttcgtgttaTCTACTGTCCCGTATtcatagaaggggagtggaggagaagatggaacgacgagctgtacagcgacgtagacttagccagaagggtaaaagtccaacgattaagatggctgggtcacgtagagcccatggaaaccaatgctacggcccggaaagtcttcgaatccacacccacaggacagcgcagtagaggaagaccacggatcaggtcgtgcgcacaagtggaaagtgaccttacccaacttaGAGAGCGAAATTGGGGACAtatagctagagaccgagctagatggagaagtttcttggaagaccctagttcacaccggactgtagcgccaccttcagtaagtagttaataaaaaatagcCAAAAGTTATAGCTCTGTATACTATTCAAAAGGAGAGTCTTTGGTTCGAGAAATTAAAGGAACTAGCTGAATAATATGATATACATTTTACCATCAAGGTGCAATCTAGCATTGGAAGAGATGTCAAAAATGCACTGTATGATCTTATCGCCAAATTATACGAAAAACatatgaccttggtggccaattcaccttaccctcaaatctttcatgcaaaatgtcagtCGTGGCGTATGCTGTGTGGCACATATCGCCGTTCTCCTGAAACCACAAGtagtctaggtccatatggtcgtaagaaattaattaaatgaaattaatgaacTTTAAGCTTTAAGATGTTTTCGGATGATGttgcgttccttgaacttaCGGTTGTTGGCTggttgtttactgaaccggtcgtctcaattTAGGCCACCAAACggtgaagagtcgactgtgaagggccaccacgtctaccgtaaaatgagTGCAAAGCGCTCGACGTTTGcgatgatgatttggcataaacaaagatttgacagatgtcaccaaaataaAATAGCCTCCACGGGGCGTCAATTGAAAACATACAGCGTTTTTAACACAATCTTtgtgaaagaaataattttaggaTTGATTCTAATCAAAAGTTAATATCGGCTATATTTAGATAAGAAGAGAGTTGGTAAGATTGAATTCCTTGGTAATAGCTCTTCTTAACTGCGATGGCGTTTTAACACAGCTGTACTTCAACTATCAAAAAGCAATTTCCTATAGAATCGAAATCATTAATGAATCCTTTTAACACTAGCCAAAGAATTATGTTCactgttttatatttctttttttcttatattaaaaattgtatctatctcttttaacttttaaaataccaTTAACTGTGAGTAAATTATGTCaagcttaaatttttttttctttctaaagtactcaaaacaaaatagggcCCACcccagatttattttttattttgcgtaAAAACTACTTAAGTAGTCAACATTATCGAGGCCAGCATTTTATTGTAAAGATTGCATGTGTATGATGTTACCTCCAAATGAATAGGAAAACAAAGCCGTTCACTCGCCCATTGCATTTGTTTATTACAATGTCCGGCTCTAGACGTCATTGAAATGGCTGTTACAAATCGAATCGTTGTGTAGCGATAATCTATCCGACAAGTGTTAGAACGCTTCCAGGAAACCGGTAGTGTAGCAAGGAGACCAAGACCAGAAAGAATTCGAGCCACAACTCAGCAAGAAGACCGGTACATTCTAATAACTGCGCGTCTAAAGCGTACTGCAACCGCCCGGGCTTTACAAActcaactgcggtagtcaacgGGCACTCAAGTCACGAAGATGGTCAACGTTCCAGAGTGTGTGCTTTTCCGTCGAAACTTACACCGGCTCATCGGGCAGCGCGATTAATATAGGCCCGTGAGCATTTAAATTGGACCATAGACAACTGGATGTCTGTACTTTTTACAGACGAatgcaaaatcaaatttttgagtgATGATAAACGAATGCGAGTGTGGAGAAGGGCAGGTGAATGTTTTGGCGACCGGTGCATTCACGGGAGTGACCGATTTGGTAGCCCCAGTGTTATGTGTGGGCTGGAGTAAGTTGGCTAGGCAGAACAGTGCTGATTATCGTGGATGAGGGCACCATTACCGCCCCAAGTTACATTGAGATGGTAATACGACCTGTTGTGATCCCATTTTCACAAAGAGTTGGCAATGGGTTTGTTCTTATGCAAAACAATGCTCGCCCACATACGGCCCGTGTCACGCAAGCAATATTTTACGCCAATTACTTACTTTTGCCATGGCCAGCAAAGAGCCCAGACGTCAACCCCATTGAACATTTATGGGACCTGTTAAAAagaagcagcaaaaaaaaacacagcagTTTCAACAATAAACAGGAGCTCATAAAAGCGTTAAAAGCCTATTCGGAGCGTATACCCGAAACAAAATGTAATGCACCTGATCAACATGGTATCAGATAAGctgaataaattgaataaagaattgttttccgtgttgaaaaatataaacattaatttatttcagaCGAGAGCCAAAAAACTTTGCGGgccctattttgttttgagtagttGAAATAATTGTTAATTGATCTAAATCTATCCTTTCAATTTTATCTTAAGagtttcaatcaaaacaaaggCGACTACGCCGGCCGCATCGGTTTGGTTTTGTCTTTTAAtctattatttgtgtttttcttttttacagtTAGATTACATCCCCCGCCTTATGTGGCAAGCTCAATTACAGGGCAACAAAAGCTGGATCCTTGCCCCTACACCAGAATGTGATCATTTATGTCATTCCTTTTCGTTCTATGTGGAACCTGGTGATGCTGGTAAGTTTACCAACTATATCCTACAAACAAGAACCTTCCTAACAATATCTTGAACtttttattcttcttaaaaaatcaaacaaagttCTCGTCGACACTCGCATATGGTACCATGGAACTTCAATACCAAAAGGTCAATTTGCTCTGACCATACAATCCGAGTACGGTTAATCGaaagtttcttaatttaaactGAAAATAGTATCAATActaaaacaaactataaatatttatgtataatctataaaaatatgtatttaaattatttatccgAAATTATTCCATACTTCGTACGCATCTAattaattaagaagaaaaaacaagaaagatgATTTAGTTCAGCTTTTACCAAAAATCTTGCCACAAAATTATGgtaactaaataaattaataaactattttacattaaattaagtCTTATAGTTTATAGAAAGTCCGAGCTACACTCACtgagatttaaataaatcaaaacaatgattctcaattttcaataaaacaaaaattattactatTGTGTTATTCAacctacaaacaaattatcagTATCACTAAAAATTCCATTTACCTAAGTTTTACTaacgtttttgttttggtttaatcagaattttaaattattaattaaaaaagaaacgtgtataaattaaaataaatgagtgtgttacattttagaaaatcacttgcaaatcattgaatcaaagactgtttgaaaattaaaacattttcgataaaaaaatggggaaaaaaaaacaaaaacgaaagaaaacctttttacctaaaaacttttatgtataaaaaaaaacaaaattaaaaaccaaattctTGTCAAAATCtcacttaaacaattttatatttataataatttatttgagcACTATTTTAACGCACTTATATACGTAGTCAAAAAAAAGCAGCTTTGgtgcaaacaaaattatcattttcgaattttattagaattaatttatttgttttatttatgtatctaaaaataatttatctacacaaacgaaaataataaattgtataaaaattaaaaaaaaaacatttgcaaaCGAGTAAAGTCTTATTATAACTATAAATACAAGTTagattgtaaaaaacaaaaacaaaaacttttctttgTAACAAATTGTGATTCTCTAGTTTATTGCACTGAAtgtgaaaatatgtatttttttctttagtatGTGCCGTTTTATGTAAggtatgaaattatttattaataataataaacaaaataattatgtttatatATCACTTTTACATTTCAAGTAGGTTAAGTTCAAAAATAGAGATCGAAACAAGCATGTGCATagtgttatttgaaaaaatattttaaagtactcgttttttttaattttcagagataattttattttttcaaaaaattttaatcaacGAAAAACATTCTATTATcagttatttaattatattttgaaatttaaaacaaaaaataaaaattatttatctatattttgtattttatttataagaatgtTCAGTCGAAATAAATATCATCGGCCGATAGAGCGTGCGAAGGCATTTTACATTCGCATAGTATGGTTAAAGAAGGAATATCTGAACATTATTGTAGTGGCGAGGGAAGTTGtgttaaatgttaattgatGGCCATTTtcagaagcgcgagtattacggaaAAACTTTAAGGGGAAGAATGCAGGCGTATGAACTATTTCACTAGAGTTTGTGGAAATGACGGTAAAAAACGTGATACTAGAAactacgacgatgttcaagtggcGTCattgtcaccaatcatttttataaatactctTTAAATATAGGGCAATAGACTAGGGAAAGTGTCTGGATCGCCAGCCAAAAGataggagttatactcaagttttgaatttttttttagaaagtagggtatatctcgctttaacgatacacgGCAGCGTTTAGTTTTCCAAGCATTCAAttccaaatatttgtattgccGTATTATCATATTAGTAAGTTACATTCGGCATTTAAATAAATCGAGAAGTGTAAGaaataaatgattatttatCCATTTTAACCTTGTATTAATTTCTGTAATTCTCGAGCTgcattgtatgtttttttcatcGATAAAATCTTTCCTttgtcataataaataaatgggtAATATTTGTTCTAAATcgggctgacggcatcgctgccgtactattcaaagcagcaggcgatgacttggtagcgaacatgcaccaa
It encodes:
- the LOC129942228 gene encoding uncharacterized protein LOC129942228 → MLFQLWNRPLAAATRAARTRERLGDDLIDKLDRLHDGALRTGVVTESDLRMAYRKSLEQEQRNHLNPWYAIGILLFIMLATPVFFGTIHFILGVRCFLPNNYLVWEATRPISDCGFCSSVQGPLILQNLTREEFAPFAYSSQPIIIKNAVAHWPAAKSLNFSYLKDLYERIPGALDEDCQFLHFRSDFKSLKEVFMMSDQRAKFIGGNHPWYVGWSNCHPTVLEELRKLYPRPHFLPEDAEMPNTDYIFLGYEQGAFMHLDYIPRLMWQAQLQGNKSWILAPTPECDHLCHSFSFYVEPGDAVLVDTRIWYHGTSIPKGQFALTIQSEYG